GCTGAAATCATTTTGTGGTTTTAGTCTTCTCGGCTTTAGCAATAATAATTTATTAACTAGGTCAAGAATTGTGCCCATAAATAAATCATTTTGTGGTTTTGGTCTTCTCGGCTTAGCAAGCAATAATTTATTTACTGGGGTCAACAATCGCGCCCATAAATAAAATGGAACCGGTCTCGTTATCGCAGATAGCACAAAAGAATGGTCGGTCGACAATCATTATAAATTCTTTTGGTTCGCGAATTGCTGTAACTCTTATTTCTACTGATGTCGCACCAGCGGCTTCAGTGCCTTCTTCGTTAACTTCAACAAATGTTTTATGTTTTACTTCATTGATATATAAATCAAGTGGGGTCTGCGTCATTTCTGAAAAATCGGCCTTTCCTGCGCTAAATGCGATTTCCATTCCCAGATTTTTTAATGCGGTATTTAATGTTTGTTCATATTCTAATTTAATTCGGGGCAAGATAATTGTGCCGTCTTGATAGTCAAATTGCGACAGGTATTCGTTCCAATTTTTTACATTGAGATGAGATAAAAATTCTTTAAGGTTGGAATTAGTTCCGGGTAAGAAGAGATACATACTAATTTTGCCTTTGCCATAAGGAAGTGCAATCCCTTGAAATTTGTCTGTGCTCAGATAGCGATAGTTTCCTTTTTGTTCCATCATTGGTAGATTCTTTTTTTCTCCATTTATTAAAGTGAATGGCCGGTCTTGGGTTTGATTTTTGTCAAAGGTTTTAGTCCATTTGCCTTTGAAATAGACCGCATTAATCAGATAGAGCATAGTGTACATCGGGTCAATCTTATCGATAATTTTAGAGATTTTGCCGTTGGTCTTCGCTTTTACCCAGTTGTTGATAATATTAGATGCTTTAGGGTCAGTAAAATTAAGCGTAGTTATTTGGCTTTGATAATATTTTTTATTGCGTTGCAGAAACTCGGATTTAAATTTAATACCGGCTTTTGCCCATAGAGAATTAGCGATGTTAAGGTTGATTTGGGGGTCAGCACTTTTCAACTGGTTCATCAGAGTTTGATTGCCAAAATTAACTTCATTTAGTTCCATCTCGGCAATTCCTAAGGTTTTTGCCATTGCAGTCTTCGTTTCTTTGCTGGCACCATTATAAGCCATTGACAAGGCAAAAGTAATGCTTAAGGGTGAAATAAAGATGTTTTTATCTTTATCTTGTCTTGTCAATTCTGAGAATAGAGCAAAGGTAAAATTATTATAGGCATTAACTAATTTTTCGGTCGGAACTACCTTTACTTTAGATGGCACCATACCTAAAGTAGTCATTAAACTAATTAAATTATTAGGCGCATTAGCCAGAGATGGCAGGGTACCTAAAAAAATCATTAAACTAATACTTAAAATCATTAAAAGATATTTTGTTTTCATTGGCAACTCCTTTTATTTTGTTTTTGTGATTGCTGGTAGCCGGCAATGATTGAGCGGACTGCGATTACAATTAAAATTAGTCCGGCAATAATTGCGCCCCAGAGTCCTAATAAAGAGAGTGTGGTTACAATTATTGCGGCAATTAGAACTCCACAGAAAATTGCAATCAATGATTGAAAATAGCCTAAACCGAGTAGAAAAGCCGCAACCGTTCCAGTCCAAGCACCTGTTGCTGGTAATGGAATGGCAACAAATATCATCAATCCAATCATTTCGTATTCTTCAATAATCTTGCTCTTTTTCCGTGTGCGGGCAAACAACCAATCAAAGAACTTCTTAAAAAGTGGAATTCGACTTAAGAGTTCGGAAAATTTATTAAGAAAAAAGAGCATCGGCAAAATTGGCAGGATATTGCCGATAATGGCTAAAATCACCACCCGATACCAGTCAAGATTATAAAAATTAATGCCCAGCGGTATTGCGCCACGTAATTCAACAATTGGTAACATTGCCGTGATTAAGACGGCTAAATCTGGAGAAATGCCATAACCTTGCAGTGTGGTAATTATCGTTGAACGGGCACCACAACCGGAAAATAAGAAGATTAAAGATAATAGTAGTAAGATTTTTGAGTTGGGACTCTGTCTTTTTGAATATTGCT
The sequence above is drawn from the candidate division WOR-3 bacterium genome and encodes:
- a CDS encoding serpin family protein, with the protein product MKTKYLLMILSISLMIFLGTLPSLANAPNNLISLMTTLGMVPSKVKVVPTEKLVNAYNNFTFALFSELTRQDKDKNIFISPLSITFALSMAYNGASKETKTAMAKTLGIAEMELNEVNFGNQTLMNQLKSADPQINLNIANSLWAKAGIKFKSEFLQRNKKYYQSQITTLNFTDPKASNIINNWVKAKTNGKISKIIDKIDPMYTMLYLINAVYFKGKWTKTFDKNQTQDRPFTLINGEKKNLPMMEQKGNYRYLSTDKFQGIALPYGKGKISMYLFLPGTNSNLKEFLSHLNVKNWNEYLSQFDYQDGTIILPRIKLEYEQTLNTALKNLGMEIAFSAGKADFSEMTQTPLDLYINEVKHKTFVEVNEEGTEAAGATSVEIRVTAIREPKEFIMIVDRPFFCAICDNETGSILFMGAIVDPSK
- a CDS encoding small multi-drug export protein, yielding MLSPQYFLVSAYVKERNDDSESKLKNLATIIFNLIILIIFRKIKTMNQKLVIKTISQHLMTKAMKQYSKRQSPNSKILLLLSLIFLFSGCGARSTIITTLQGYGISPDLAVLITAMLPIVELRGAIPLGINFYNLDWYRVVILAIIGNILPILPMLFFLNKFSELLSRIPLFKKFFDWLFARTRKKSKIIEEYEMIGLMIFVAIPLPATGAWTGTVAAFLLGLGYFQSLIAIFCGVLIAAIIVTTLSLLGLWGAIIAGLILIVIAVRSIIAGYQQSQKQNKRSCQ